One Microbacterium sp. W4I20 DNA window includes the following coding sequences:
- the dinB gene encoding DNA polymerase IV, translating into MRDEATVLHADLDAFYASVEQRDAPALRGRPVIVGGGVVLAASYEAKARGVRTAMGGRQALQLCPDAVVVPPRMDAYSQASRDVFAVFRDTTPLVEGLSIDEAFLEVGGLRRIVGTPEQVAVRLRERVRAEVGLAISVGVARTKFLAKVASAVSKPDGLLVVEPDREEEFLLPLPVERLWGVGAVTAEKLHRHGVHTVGQLAELEAATAERMLGKATGAHVHALARLRDPRPVDTTRRRRSIGSQRALGSRPRSAGELDLILTQIIDRLGSRLRDGDRVCRTVVLRLRFGDFAKATRSRTVGVPTDRTSILLTVARLLLTAALPEITERGITLLGISLSQLDRAENIPPELPIDWDEGQGLDTVLDAVRDRFGSSSVGRATQLGRDPGWSTPVLPEHE; encoded by the coding sequence ATGCGGGACGAGGCCACCGTGCTCCACGCCGATCTCGACGCGTTCTACGCCTCGGTCGAGCAGCGCGACGCGCCCGCCCTGCGCGGTCGGCCCGTCATCGTCGGCGGCGGAGTGGTGCTGGCAGCCAGCTACGAGGCGAAGGCCCGCGGCGTGCGCACCGCGATGGGCGGGCGACAGGCTCTGCAGCTGTGCCCGGATGCCGTCGTCGTCCCGCCGCGGATGGATGCCTACTCGCAGGCGAGCCGCGACGTGTTCGCCGTCTTCCGCGACACCACTCCCCTGGTGGAGGGTCTGTCGATCGACGAGGCGTTCCTCGAGGTCGGCGGGCTGCGGCGCATCGTCGGCACGCCCGAGCAGGTCGCCGTCCGACTGCGGGAGCGGGTGCGCGCGGAGGTCGGCCTCGCCATCTCGGTCGGCGTCGCACGCACCAAGTTCCTCGCCAAGGTCGCCAGCGCCGTCAGCAAGCCCGACGGCCTGCTGGTGGTGGAACCCGACCGGGAGGAGGAGTTCCTGCTGCCGCTGCCGGTCGAGCGCCTGTGGGGCGTCGGCGCCGTCACAGCCGAGAAGCTGCACCGCCACGGCGTCCACACCGTCGGCCAGCTGGCCGAGCTCGAAGCCGCCACCGCCGAACGGATGCTGGGCAAGGCGACCGGCGCGCACGTGCACGCACTCGCGCGGCTGCGCGACCCGCGACCGGTCGACACGACCCGGCGCCGTCGGTCGATCGGCTCCCAACGCGCTCTCGGCAGCCGACCGCGCTCGGCCGGGGAACTCGATCTCATCCTCACGCAGATCATCGACCGGCTCGGCAGTCGCCTCCGCGACGGAGACCGCGTCTGCCGCACGGTGGTGCTGCGCCTCCGCTTCGGCGACTTTGCGAAGGCCACCCGGTCGCGCACCGTCGGCGTCCCGACCGATCGCACGTCCATCCTCCTCACCGTCGCACGTCTGCTGCTCACGGCCGCTCTGCCCGAGATCACGGAGCGCGGCATCACTCTCCTCGGCATCTCGCTGTCGCAGCTCGATCGCGCCGAGAACATCCCGCCCGAGCTCCCGATCGACTGGGACGAGGGCCAGGGGCTCGACACGGTACTCGACGCCGTGCGCGATCGCTTCGGATCCTCGTCGGTGGGCCGCGCCACGCAGCTCGGCCGCGATCCCGGCTGGTCGACACCGGTGCTGCCGGAGCACGAGTGA
- a CDS encoding DHA2 family efflux MFS transporter permease subunit — protein MTNHSSSAAAETVRSPREVFTAISGLVVGMFVAVLSGTVVSTSMPVIIADLGGTQSQYTWVITASLLATAVSTPIWGKLADLVDRKILVQVSLIIFTVGTVIAGFSTDTNMLIAVRVIQGIGVGGLMSLVMIAVALIISPRERGKYMGVVGGIMALGTIGGPLLGGLLTDVWGWRSNFFVGVPFAILALVLLQFTLHLPKPQRDTKVSIDYFGIVLLAVGVSTLLIWVSMGGSQFDWDSSTSIMLAVTAGVAIAAFITVEFFVKEPIVPMSLFRNRTFTLSVIASIAIGVSMFATSVFLAQYFQLARGATPTESGLMTIPMIIGQMGASIIIGQLVSRFGKWKGWMLTGSVLTTVGVSLMATLRYDTPFPLVAAYMVVLGAGLGMVMQNLTLIVQNDTAPQQLGAASSNVNFFRTIAGTIGVTVMGSLLSTSVAGYITDSLDGFVPTTPAEVDALKHLASGDVPKVGQLPDTIRAIVEGAYGHGIGDAFIIAIPLAVIAVIAIAFIRNKPLSTKNAAEQLREQAEESVLEVSEAEVGATMSTGAIRISGLESAKPATGSVTVLEREDRDSKA, from the coding sequence GTGACTAACCACTCATCTTCCGCTGCGGCGGAGACCGTGCGCTCTCCGCGCGAGGTCTTCACCGCGATCTCCGGTCTCGTCGTCGGCATGTTCGTCGCCGTGCTCTCGGGAACCGTGGTGTCGACCTCGATGCCGGTCATCATCGCCGACCTCGGCGGCACCCAGTCCCAGTACACCTGGGTCATCACCGCGAGCCTGCTGGCCACCGCGGTCTCCACCCCCATCTGGGGCAAGCTCGCCGACCTGGTCGACCGCAAGATCCTCGTCCAGGTCTCGCTCATCATCTTCACCGTCGGCACCGTGATCGCCGGGTTCTCGACCGACACCAACATGCTGATCGCCGTCCGCGTGATCCAGGGCATCGGCGTCGGCGGCCTGATGTCGCTCGTCATGATCGCCGTCGCCCTCATCATCTCGCCGCGCGAGCGCGGTAAGTACATGGGCGTCGTCGGCGGCATCATGGCCCTCGGCACCATCGGCGGCCCGCTTCTCGGCGGTCTCCTCACCGACGTCTGGGGCTGGCGCTCCAACTTCTTCGTCGGCGTGCCGTTCGCCATCCTCGCCCTCGTGCTGCTGCAGTTCACGCTGCACCTGCCGAAGCCGCAGCGTGACACCAAGGTGTCGATCGACTACTTCGGCATCGTCCTGCTCGCCGTCGGCGTCTCGACCCTGCTCATCTGGGTGTCGATGGGCGGCAGCCAGTTCGACTGGGATTCCTCGACGAGCATCATGCTCGCCGTGACCGCCGGTGTCGCGATCGCCGCGTTCATCACGGTCGAGTTCTTCGTCAAGGAACCCATCGTGCCGATGTCGCTGTTCCGCAACCGCACCTTCACGCTCTCGGTCATCGCGTCCATCGCCATCGGCGTCTCGATGTTCGCCACCTCGGTGTTCCTCGCACAGTACTTCCAGCTCGCCCGTGGCGCCACGCCCACCGAGTCCGGCCTGATGACCATCCCGATGATCATCGGACAGATGGGCGCCTCCATCATCATCGGTCAGCTCGTGAGCCGCTTCGGCAAGTGGAAGGGCTGGATGCTGACGGGCTCGGTCCTGACGACGGTCGGCGTCAGCCTGATGGCGACGCTCCGCTACGACACCCCGTTCCCGCTCGTGGCCGCCTACATGGTCGTCCTCGGCGCCGGTCTCGGCATGGTCATGCAGAACCTCACGCTCATCGTGCAGAACGACACGGCCCCGCAGCAGCTGGGTGCGGCCTCGTCGAACGTCAACTTCTTCCGCACGATCGCCGGCACCATCGGCGTGACCGTCATGGGCTCACTGCTGTCGACCAGCGTCGCCGGCTACATCACCGACAGCCTCGACGGCTTCGTGCCGACGACGCCCGCCGAGGTCGACGCGCTGAAGCACCTCGCTTCCGGCGATGTCCCGAAGGTCGGCCAGCTCCCCGACACGATCCGCGCGATCGTCGAGGGCGCATACGGCCACGGCATCGGCGACGCGTTCATCATCGCCATCCCGCTCGCCGTGATCGCGGTCATCGCTATCGCGTTCATCCGCAACAAGCCGCTGTCGACCAAGAACGCGG